A genomic segment from Streptomyces antibioticus encodes:
- a CDS encoding UDP-N-acetylmuramoyl-L-alanyl-D-glutamate--2,6-diaminopimelate ligase codes for MTMITPDPGKPVPSPSSLRPQAGTPGTLTAVPHADQYRTTQKGASVTYPGPPRPAQVSATPLADLAGQLGTTVAENADVTGITHDSRAVRPGDLYAALPGARLHGADFVTQAAGLGAVAVLTDPTGAERAAATGLPVLVADDPRAEMGELAATIYGRPGRDLLQIGITGTSGKTTTAYLVEGGLKADRGTGLIGTVETRIGDERIKSERTTPEATDLQALFAVMRERGVEAVAMEVSSHALVLGRVDGCVFDIAVFNNLSPEHMEFHSDMEDYFQAKARLFTPARSRLGVVNLDDAYGRRLSQEAGVPVVTFSAEGHPDADWRAADVHIGPMDATFTVLGPDGVRVAARSPLPGPFNVANTLAAIVALAAAGLDPQRAADGVAAVPGVPGRLERVDAGQPYLAVVDYAHKTDAVESVLRALRKVTKGRVHVVLGCGGDRDRTKRAPMGAAAARLADTAVLTSDNPRSEDPLAILAAMLDGAASVPAHERGEVLLFEDRAAAIAAAVARAHAGDTVLVAGKGHEQGQDIAGVVRPFDDRQVLREAIQQTQG; via the coding sequence TGACCATGATCACTCCCGATCCCGGGAAACCCGTACCGTCCCCGTCCTCGCTTCGCCCGCAGGCGGGTACGCCCGGTACGCTCACCGCCGTGCCACACGCTGATCAGTACCGAACCACCCAGAAGGGCGCTTCCGTGACATATCCCGGACCGCCCAGGCCGGCCCAGGTCTCCGCCACACCCCTCGCGGACCTCGCCGGCCAACTGGGTACGACCGTCGCGGAGAACGCCGACGTCACGGGCATCACCCATGACTCGCGCGCCGTACGCCCCGGCGATCTGTACGCCGCCCTCCCGGGCGCCCGGCTGCACGGCGCCGACTTCGTCACCCAGGCCGCGGGCCTGGGCGCGGTCGCCGTCCTGACCGACCCCACCGGCGCCGAGCGCGCCGCCGCGACCGGGCTGCCGGTCCTGGTGGCCGACGACCCGCGCGCGGAGATGGGCGAACTGGCCGCCACCATCTACGGCCGGCCCGGACGCGACCTGCTCCAGATCGGCATCACCGGCACCTCCGGCAAGACCACCACCGCCTACCTGGTCGAGGGCGGTCTGAAGGCCGACCGCGGCACCGGGCTGATCGGCACCGTCGAGACCCGGATCGGCGACGAGCGCATCAAGTCCGAGCGCACCACCCCCGAGGCCACCGACCTCCAGGCCCTGTTCGCCGTCATGCGCGAGCGCGGTGTCGAGGCGGTCGCCATGGAGGTCTCCAGTCACGCGCTGGTCCTGGGCCGGGTCGACGGCTGTGTCTTCGACATTGCCGTCTTCAACAACCTCAGCCCGGAGCACATGGAGTTCCACTCCGACATGGAGGACTACTTCCAGGCCAAGGCGAGGCTGTTCACCCCCGCGCGCAGCCGGCTCGGCGTGGTCAACCTGGACGACGCGTACGGCCGCCGGCTCAGCCAGGAGGCCGGCGTCCCGGTCGTGACCTTCTCCGCCGAGGGCCACCCCGACGCCGACTGGCGCGCCGCGGACGTCCACATCGGCCCGATGGACGCCACCTTCACGGTGCTCGGCCCCGACGGGGTGCGGGTCGCCGCCAGATCGCCGCTGCCGGGCCCCTTCAACGTGGCCAACACCCTCGCCGCGATCGTCGCCCTGGCCGCCGCGGGCCTCGACCCGCAGCGGGCCGCCGACGGCGTCGCCGCCGTCCCCGGCGTACCGGGCCGGCTGGAGCGGGTGGACGCCGGCCAGCCCTACCTCGCCGTCGTCGACTACGCGCACAAGACGGACGCCGTCGAGTCGGTGCTCCGGGCCCTGCGCAAGGTCACCAAGGGCCGGGTGCACGTCGTCCTCGGCTGCGGCGGCGACCGGGACCGCACCAAGCGCGCGCCGATGGGCGCCGCCGCCGCCCGGCTCGCCGACACCGCCGTACTGACCTCCGACAACCCCCGCTCCGAGGACCCGCTCGCGATCCTCGCGGCCATGCTCGACGGGGCGGCGTCCGTGCCCGCGCACGAGCGCGGCGAGGTCCTCCTGTTCGAGGACCGGGCCGCCGCCATCGCCGCCGCCGTGGCCCGCGCGCACGCCGGGGACACCGTGCTGGTCGCCGGCAAGGGCCATGAGCAGGGCCAGGACATCGCCGGGGTGGTCCGTCCGTTCGACGACCGCCAGGTGCTCCGCGAAGCTATCCAGCAGACCCAGGGATGA